The following coding sequences lie in one Streptomyces albofaciens JCM 4342 genomic window:
- a CDS encoding trypsin-like serine peptidase, with protein MPIEFHTAVSNEPEEQQVVFTAEELAVQPPSEGPQGDAARATADGLENVRGYTRPEGTPEQLWQPPTAALPDIGEASFGPPPVAAETVHGPDDRVQITDTSVYPWRVHCSLLITAADNSRWIGTAWFIGPHTLATAGHVVYIKNSGVAGRDGWVKSINVMPGRNGNTLPYGVVTSTSFRTVNGWANNGDENYDYGAIILPNNLGNTTGWFGFGVWSDADLLKTVGNISGYPGDKPAGTQWYDARGVASVGPRKVYYDIDTAGGQSGSSVYHFYNGGRYGIAIHAYGGAVTNSGTRITTPVYNNYVAWKA; from the coding sequence ATGCCGATCGAGTTCCACACCGCCGTCTCGAACGAGCCCGAAGAACAGCAAGTCGTCTTCACTGCCGAGGAGTTGGCCGTTCAGCCGCCGTCCGAGGGGCCGCAGGGCGATGCGGCCAGGGCGACCGCGGACGGCCTGGAGAACGTGCGCGGCTACACCCGTCCCGAGGGCACGCCGGAGCAGCTGTGGCAGCCGCCGACCGCAGCGCTGCCGGACATCGGCGAGGCGTCCTTCGGCCCGCCCCCGGTCGCCGCCGAGACCGTGCACGGTCCGGACGACCGGGTGCAGATCACCGACACGTCCGTCTACCCGTGGCGGGTGCACTGCTCGCTGCTGATCACCGCGGCCGACAACTCCCGCTGGATCGGCACCGCCTGGTTCATCGGCCCGCACACCCTGGCCACCGCCGGGCACGTCGTCTACATCAAGAACAGCGGCGTCGCCGGGCGCGACGGCTGGGTCAAGAGCATCAACGTGATGCCGGGCCGCAACGGCAACACCCTCCCCTACGGCGTCGTGACCAGCACCAGTTTCCGCACGGTCAACGGCTGGGCCAACAACGGCGACGAGAACTACGACTACGGCGCGATCATCCTGCCCAACAACCTGGGCAACACCACCGGCTGGTTCGGCTTCGGCGTATGGTCCGACGCCGACCTGCTCAAGACGGTCGGCAACATCTCCGGCTACCCGGGCGACAAGCCGGCCGGCACGCAGTGGTACGACGCACGCGGCGTCGCCTCCGTCGGCCCGCGCAAGGTGTACTACGACATCGACACGGCGGGCGGCCAGAGCGGCAGCTCCGTCTACCACTTCTACAACGGCGGCCGGTACGGCATCGCGATCCACGCGTACGGCGGCGCGGTCACCAACTCCGGCACCCGGATCACCACGCCGGTGTACAACAACTACGTGGCGTGGAAGGCGTGA
- a CDS encoding carboxypeptidase-like regulatory domain-containing protein yields the protein MAVISGVVVDADGRAVPDARVYLATGPGSFPDVAALTDADGRFTLSAGADGRYTVECRSERGGGAARTADAAVTVRGGSAEPVEIRLG from the coding sequence ATGGCGGTGATCTCCGGAGTCGTGGTGGACGCGGACGGCCGGGCCGTCCCGGACGCCCGGGTGTACCTCGCCACGGGCCCCGGATCCTTCCCGGACGTGGCCGCGCTCACCGACGCCGACGGGCGCTTCACCCTCTCCGCCGGCGCCGACGGCCGCTACACCGTCGAGTGCCGGTCGGAGCGGGGCGGCGGCGCGGCGCGGACCGCCGACGCCGCGGTCACCGTGCGCGGCGGCTCGGCCGAGCCGGTGGAGATCCGGCTCGGCTGA
- a CDS encoding GNAT family N-acetyltransferase — MSVPATVPATVSATAPPATATPYATSIADTPDRIRAAQRLRHRVFAEELGATLHTPLAGHDIDPVDALADHLIVTETATGDVVGTYRLLPPGRTGRLYSDGEFDLSALAGLRPSLIEAGRSCVHAEHRSGAVINLMWAALARYTLLSGHRYLAGCASVPLGDGGVAAAAAWELGRTRHAAPPGLRVTPHHPWRPAGPGPDARPTPSLLPPLLRGYLRIGAWVCGPPAHDPEFDVADFFVLLDMERLNDRYRRFFLGDGQAGQDASRRDVPAGSRP; from the coding sequence ATGAGCGTCCCCGCGACCGTGCCAGCGACCGTGTCCGCCACCGCCCCGCCCGCCACCGCCACCCCCTACGCGACCTCGATCGCCGACACGCCGGACCGGATACGCGCCGCCCAGCGCCTGCGCCACCGGGTCTTCGCCGAGGAGCTGGGCGCCACCTTGCACACGCCCCTGGCGGGCCACGACATCGACCCCGTCGACGCCCTCGCGGACCACCTGATCGTCACCGAGACCGCGACCGGCGACGTGGTCGGCACCTACCGGCTGCTGCCGCCCGGCCGTACCGGACGCCTCTACTCGGACGGCGAGTTCGACCTCTCGGCACTGGCCGGGCTGCGCCCCTCCCTCATCGAGGCGGGACGGTCCTGTGTGCACGCCGAGCACCGCAGCGGCGCCGTCATCAACCTCATGTGGGCCGCGCTGGCCCGCTACACCCTGCTCTCCGGCCACCGCTACCTGGCGGGCTGCGCCTCCGTACCGCTGGGTGACGGGGGCGTGGCCGCGGCCGCCGCGTGGGAGCTGGGCCGCACCCGGCACGCCGCGCCGCCCGGCCTGCGCGTCACCCCGCACCACCCGTGGCGGCCCGCCGGTCCGGGACCGGACGCCCGCCCGACCCCGTCGCTGCTGCCGCCGCTGCTCCGCGGCTACCTGCGGATCGGCGCCTGGGTGTGCGGGCCGCCCGCCCACGACCCGGAGTTCGACGTGGCGGACTTCTTCGTGCTGCTGGACATGGAGCGGCTCAACGACCGGTACCGGCGGTTCTTCCTGGGAGACGGGCAGGCCGGACAGGACGCGTCGCGGCGGGACGTGCCGGCCGGGAGCCGGCCGTGA
- a CDS encoding sensor histidine kinase, with the protein MRVRRTLVAGARGLWLGCLSLVGSVALFCLTVLSLASLPLGLGWLTLPPLVLLTRRYADQRRRWAHDWAGLRIPDDHRPLPARQPGLPGIAQHCYHLLRDPATWRELVWLGLDMTVGALTALLPGLLIVFGVEGFVFPVLIWNGVVPDSQLYGFLRASDPTQVALMPVLGAAVLAACVFTPRPLAVHFRLAAAFLTPPKAELAARVARLTETRHDAVDASAAELRRIERDLHDGAQARLVAMGMDLGTIEALIERDPAKAKELVSRARTSSAQALTELRDLVRGIHPPVLAERGLDDAVRALALRMPLPVEVTGRLPGRLEAPVESAAYFSVSELLTNAVKHADAARVWVDVEYADGRLRVSVGDDGRGGVVLPADGTSGSAGGGARSGLRGLERRLGTFDGILAVSSPVGGPTLVTLEIPCALCSPKTSSS; encoded by the coding sequence ATGAGGGTCCGCCGAACACTGGTCGCCGGGGCACGAGGCCTCTGGCTCGGCTGTCTGTCGCTCGTGGGCTCGGTCGCCCTCTTCTGCCTCACCGTCCTCTCGCTCGCCTCGCTGCCGCTCGGGCTGGGCTGGCTGACCCTCCCGCCCCTCGTCCTGCTGACCCGGCGCTACGCCGACCAGCGGCGGCGGTGGGCGCACGACTGGGCCGGGCTCCGCATACCGGACGACCACCGTCCGCTCCCCGCCCGGCAGCCCGGTCTGCCCGGCATCGCCCAGCACTGCTACCACCTGCTGCGCGACCCGGCCACCTGGCGGGAACTGGTGTGGCTGGGGCTCGACATGACGGTCGGCGCCCTCACGGCACTCCTGCCGGGCCTGCTCATCGTGTTCGGCGTCGAGGGGTTCGTCTTTCCGGTGCTGATCTGGAACGGCGTGGTGCCCGACAGCCAGCTGTACGGATTCCTGCGCGCCTCGGACCCGACGCAGGTGGCCCTGATGCCGGTGCTGGGCGCGGCGGTGCTCGCCGCCTGCGTCTTCACGCCGAGGCCGCTCGCCGTGCACTTCCGGCTCGCGGCGGCGTTCCTCACCCCGCCCAAGGCCGAGCTGGCCGCCCGGGTGGCGCGGCTCACCGAGACCCGGCACGACGCGGTGGACGCCTCCGCCGCCGAACTGCGCCGCATCGAGCGGGACCTGCACGACGGCGCGCAGGCCCGGCTGGTCGCGATGGGCATGGACCTGGGCACCATCGAGGCCCTGATCGAACGCGACCCGGCCAAGGCCAAGGAGCTGGTCTCCCGCGCCCGTACGTCCTCGGCGCAGGCCCTGACCGAACTGCGCGACCTGGTGCGCGGCATCCATCCCCCGGTGCTCGCCGAACGCGGCCTGGACGACGCCGTACGGGCGCTGGCCCTGCGGATGCCGCTGCCGGTGGAGGTGACCGGGCGGCTGCCGGGCCGCCTGGAGGCGCCGGTGGAGTCGGCCGCGTACTTCTCCGTGAGCGAGCTGCTCACCAACGCCGTGAAGCACGCGGACGCGGCGCGGGTGTGGGTGGACGTGGAGTACGCCGACGGGCGGCTGCGGGTCAGCGTCGGCGACGACGGCCGCGGCGGTGTGGTCCTGCCAGCGGACGGCACGAGCGGGTCCGCCGGCGGCGGTGCCCGGTCCGGCCTGCGCGGCCTCGAACGCCGACTCGGTACATTCGACGGCATCCTGGCCGTCAGCAGCCCCGTCGGCGGCCCCACCCTGGTCACGCTGGAGATCCCGTGCGCGTTGTGCTCGCCGAAGACCTCTTCCTCCTGA
- a CDS encoding rhomboid-like protein, which translates to MKAPSAYAPWLTPLYVGAVQLGAYATARMPAHERAELLRAHSTNVHNLRAGRWRTLATSAVFVESPLPVPYGLALLAALGTAEAAWGTRRAAGMFAAGHIGASVLVYGGLRAARALSHEYVTPDTERAVDVGASYGFYATVGALAVSVPHRGVRAAATAGLLALGAHPVLRRERDFTDVGHLTALLLGMGAGALFKARHRARAGRRDT; encoded by the coding sequence ATGAAAGCGCCCTCCGCCTACGCCCCCTGGCTCACCCCGCTGTACGTCGGCGCCGTCCAGCTCGGCGCGTACGCCACCGCGCGGATGCCCGCGCACGAGCGCGCCGAGCTGCTGCGCGCGCACTCCACCAACGTCCACAACCTGCGTGCGGGCCGCTGGCGGACGCTGGCGACCAGCGCCGTGTTCGTCGAGAGCCCGCTGCCCGTCCCGTACGGGCTCGCGCTGCTCGCGGCGCTCGGCACGGCCGAGGCGGCGTGGGGCACCCGGCGGGCGGCCGGGATGTTCGCCGCCGGGCACATCGGCGCCAGCGTGCTCGTGTACGGCGGGCTGCGGGCGGCCCGCGCGCTCTCCCACGAGTACGTCACCCCCGACACCGAGCGGGCCGTGGACGTGGGCGCGAGTTACGGCTTCTACGCCACGGTGGGCGCGCTCGCCGTGTCCGTACCGCACCGCGGAGTGCGGGCCGCGGCGACGGCGGGGCTGCTGGCGCTGGGCGCCCACCCGGTCCTGCGCCGGGAACGGGACTTCACGGACGTGGGACATCTGACGGCCCTGCTGCTGGGCATGGGCGCGGGCGCCCTGTTCAAGGCCCGCCACCGGGCCCGCGCCGGACGGCGGGACACCTGA
- a CDS encoding winged helix-turn-helix domain-containing protein — MTNVRTLTATSAKSSAAPAAVSAAASAAAAPATVPGRQRLRAVAPDELPPVADLLTSGATWLPAPQHSLPALPGQPAMVGYLVLVPAESVPAAAVPPAASDAPGPAVATTGDATVRIDPEQRTAHVHGRPLDLTYLEFELLAHLVAHPHRVHTRDQLVTTVWGYGHVGDGRTVDVHVARLRRKLGADVRSSIVTVRRVGYKYVPSV, encoded by the coding sequence ATGACGAACGTCCGTACCCTCACCGCCACTTCCGCGAAGTCCTCCGCCGCGCCCGCCGCCGTCTCCGCCGCGGCCTCGGCGGCCGCCGCACCCGCCACCGTGCCGGGCCGCCAGCGCCTGCGCGCCGTGGCGCCCGACGAGCTGCCACCCGTCGCCGACCTGCTCACCTCCGGCGCGACCTGGCTCCCCGCGCCGCAGCACAGCCTGCCCGCGCTGCCGGGGCAGCCGGCCATGGTCGGCTACCTCGTCCTGGTCCCGGCGGAGTCGGTACCGGCCGCGGCGGTCCCGCCGGCAGCGTCGGACGCCCCCGGCCCCGCCGTGGCCACGACCGGCGACGCGACCGTGCGCATCGACCCCGAGCAGCGGACCGCGCACGTCCACGGCCGCCCGCTGGACCTGACCTACCTCGAATTCGAGCTGCTGGCCCACCTGGTCGCGCACCCGCACCGGGTGCACACCCGCGACCAGCTGGTGACCACGGTGTGGGGGTACGGGCACGTCGGCGACGGCCGGACGGTGGACGTGCATGTGGCCCGGCTGCGCCGGAAGCTGGGCGCCGACGTGCGGTCGTCGATCGTGACCGTACGGCGCGTCGGCTACAAGTACGTACCGAGCGTCTGA
- a CDS encoding Gfo/Idh/MocA family protein yields the protein MTTTLRIGLLGTGPWARRVHAPALAAHPGVAFTGVWGRRPAAAAALAASHGTRPYATPEELFADTDALAIALPPSVQADLAVRAAEAGRHLLLDKPVATTVAEARAVAEAADRAGVASIVFFTARFGIAEGEWIDRAAAAGGWFTAHADWLGSVFAADSDSPYAASPWRREKGALWHVGPHALSLLLPALGDAEHVTATRGPGDTVLLTLRHASGAASSATVSLTAPRAASGVSVTLYGTSGATSLPRRQDGPEVAYERAVDALLASVRSGDGHACDARFGLRVTEVLAAAEASFVGEEKGEG from the coding sequence ATGACGACGACCTTGCGCATCGGACTCCTCGGCACCGGCCCCTGGGCCCGGCGCGTGCACGCCCCCGCCCTCGCCGCCCACCCCGGCGTCGCCTTCACGGGCGTGTGGGGACGCCGCCCGGCAGCCGCCGCGGCGCTGGCCGCGAGCCACGGCACCCGCCCGTACGCGACCCCGGAGGAACTGTTCGCCGACACCGACGCCCTCGCCATCGCCCTCCCGCCGTCCGTCCAGGCGGACCTCGCCGTGCGGGCCGCCGAGGCCGGCCGCCACCTCCTCCTGGACAAGCCGGTCGCCACCACCGTCGCCGAGGCGCGGGCGGTGGCCGAGGCGGCGGACCGCGCGGGCGTCGCCTCCATCGTGTTCTTCACCGCGCGCTTCGGCATCGCCGAGGGGGAGTGGATCGACCGGGCCGCCGCGGCCGGCGGCTGGTTCACCGCGCACGCCGACTGGCTCGGCTCGGTCTTCGCGGCGGACAGCGACAGCCCGTACGCGGCCTCGCCCTGGCGCCGCGAGAAGGGCGCCCTGTGGCACGTCGGCCCGCACGCGCTGTCCCTGCTGCTGCCCGCCCTCGGGGACGCCGAGCACGTCACGGCCACCCGCGGTCCCGGCGACACGGTGCTGCTCACACTGCGGCACGCGAGCGGCGCGGCGAGCTCCGCGACGGTCAGCCTGACCGCGCCGCGGGCGGCGTCCGGCGTCTCCGTCACGCTGTACGGCACCTCGGGCGCCACCTCGCTGCCACGCCGTCAGGACGGCCCGGAAGTCGCCTACGAACGCGCCGTGGACGCCCTGCTCGCCTCCGTACGCAGCGGTGACGGGCACGCGTGCGACGCGCGGTTCGGGCTGCGGGTGACGGAGGTGCTGGCGGCGGCGGAGGCGTCGTTCGTGGGAGAGGAGAAGGGGGAGGGGTAG
- a CDS encoding LuxR C-terminal-related transcriptional regulator, producing the protein MRVVLAEDLFLLRDGLIRMLEAFDFEIAAAVDNGPDLARALEEERPDVAVVDVRLPPTLTDEGLQCALAARRARPGLPVLVLSQHVEQLYARELLADGTGGVGYLLKDRVFDAEQFIDAVRRVAAGGTAMDPQVIAQLLSRRSRDRPLARLTPRETEVLELMAEGRSNTAIASKLVVTERAVAKHTSNIFGKLQLPPSDDDNRRVLAVLAYLDRG; encoded by the coding sequence GTGCGCGTTGTGCTCGCCGAAGACCTCTTCCTCCTGAGGGACGGGCTCATACGGATGCTGGAGGCGTTCGACTTCGAGATCGCCGCCGCCGTCGACAACGGGCCCGATCTGGCGCGGGCGCTGGAGGAGGAGCGGCCGGACGTGGCGGTGGTCGACGTACGGCTGCCGCCCACCCTCACGGACGAGGGCCTGCAGTGCGCACTCGCCGCCCGCCGCGCCCGGCCCGGCCTGCCGGTCCTGGTCCTCTCCCAGCACGTGGAGCAGCTGTACGCGCGCGAACTGCTCGCCGACGGCACCGGCGGCGTCGGCTACCTGCTCAAGGACCGGGTCTTCGACGCCGAGCAGTTCATCGACGCGGTACGGCGGGTGGCGGCGGGCGGCACGGCCATGGACCCGCAGGTGATCGCCCAGCTGCTGTCCCGCCGGTCCCGGGACCGCCCGCTGGCCCGGCTGACACCGCGCGAGACCGAGGTGCTGGAGCTGATGGCCGAAGGCCGCTCGAACACCGCCATCGCGAGCAAGCTCGTCGTCACCGAACGGGCCGTCGCCAAACACACCTCCAACATCTTCGGGAAGCTGCAACTCCCGCCGTCCGACGACGACAACCGGCGGGTGCTGGCGGTGCTGGCGTATCTGGACCGGGGGTAG
- a CDS encoding DUF397 domain-containing protein, translated as MSAAAEKEWLYALDISDATWQRAPGESEEAVEIAFLEQGAVAMRNSKEPDVVLRYTEAEWRAFVLGARDGEFDLDRHLPSE; from the coding sequence ATGAGTGCCGCAGCTGAGAAGGAGTGGCTCTACGCCCTCGACATCTCCGACGCCACCTGGCAGCGGGCCCCCGGCGAGTCCGAGGAGGCGGTGGAGATCGCCTTCCTGGAGCAGGGCGCGGTGGCCATGCGGAATTCGAAGGAACCGGACGTGGTGCTGCGGTACACCGAGGCGGAGTGGCGCGCGTTCGTCCTGGGCGCCCGGGACGGCGAGTTCGATCTCGACCGCCACCTGCCCTCGGAGTAG
- a CDS encoding NAD(P)-dependent oxidoreductase, giving the protein MTSTASNASTVSHASAAASDASTASNASAALNAEPVPLNAEPVQLDAEPTPVTVLGLGAMGRALAAAFLEGGHPTTVWNRTPGRADALVAAGATLAADAAEAVAASPVTVVCLMDHRSVRDVLTPLADRLTGRTVVNLTTVSPQEARATAAWADEHGIEHLSGAIMTIPMLVGGPQSMLLYSGPDALFTAHRALLERLGSATHLGTDPGSAPLYDVGLLTAMYTMFGGFLHGAALVGTAGVPAKEFTALAVPWLNAMTLGLPAMAEFLDSGDYRTEVQSLDFNAAAVAHLVHTSREAGIGADVLLPVLELIRRQISEGHGAESVTRLVEGIKHPENSAG; this is encoded by the coding sequence GTGACATCCACCGCGTCCAATGCCTCCACTGTGTCCCATGCCTCGGCTGCCGCATCCGATGCCTCCACCGCGTCCAATGCCTCCGCCGCGCTCAACGCAGAGCCCGTCCCGCTCAACGCGGAGCCCGTCCAGCTCGACGCTGAGCCCACCCCGGTCACCGTCCTCGGCCTGGGTGCCATGGGCCGCGCCCTGGCCGCCGCCTTCCTGGAGGGCGGCCACCCGACCACCGTCTGGAACCGCACCCCTGGCCGGGCCGACGCCCTCGTGGCGGCCGGCGCCACCCTGGCCGCCGACGCCGCCGAGGCGGTCGCGGCCTCCCCGGTCACCGTCGTCTGCCTCATGGACCACCGGTCCGTGCGCGACGTGCTCACCCCGCTCGCGGACCGGCTCACCGGCCGTACGGTGGTCAACCTGACGACCGTCTCCCCGCAGGAGGCCCGCGCCACCGCCGCCTGGGCGGACGAGCACGGCATCGAGCACCTCAGCGGCGCCATCATGACCATCCCCATGCTGGTCGGCGGCCCGCAGTCGATGCTCCTCTACAGCGGTCCGGACGCCCTCTTCACCGCCCACCGCGCCCTGCTCGAACGGCTCGGCTCGGCCACCCACCTCGGCACCGACCCCGGATCGGCGCCGCTGTACGACGTCGGTCTGCTGACGGCCATGTACACCATGTTCGGGGGATTCCTGCACGGCGCGGCCCTGGTCGGCACGGCGGGCGTCCCGGCCAAGGAGTTCACGGCGCTCGCCGTACCGTGGCTGAACGCCATGACCCTCGGGCTGCCCGCCATGGCCGAATTCCTGGACTCGGGTGACTACCGCACCGAGGTCCAGAGCCTCGATTTCAACGCGGCGGCCGTGGCACACCTCGTACACACCAGCCGGGAAGCGGGCATCGGCGCGGATGTCCTGCTCCCGGTGCTGGAACTGATACGCCGCCAGATATCCGAGGGGCATGGGGCGGAGAGTGTCACGCGGCTGGTGGAAGGCATCAAGCACCCGGAGAATTCGGCGGGTTAG
- a CDS encoding lysophospholipid acyltransferase family protein — MSTWEVRSECTPRCAAHAAPRVPFTETARRCAAFAHAAGRALRDGERMAEPARLRAHARAVLASIGVRLVVEAARDGVGLAVPYGAGAAAPCGTAAPPAPPARPGTLVVANHISWLDIPALLAVEPVTLLAKREVGDWPLVGTLARRAGTRFIDRASPRQLPATVAALAGLLRSGRSVAAFPQATTWCSVAHGAFRRATFQAALDAGAPVRPVTIAYEQLGTASTVAGFLGDEEFLSSVRRVVGARGLTVRVTVHPPLLPRPGAHDRRALAALARAAVSRTVREPVRYAPGACRADAAPAPGQTLGTYL, encoded by the coding sequence GTGAGCACCTGGGAGGTACGGTCCGAGTGCACCCCGCGCTGTGCCGCGCACGCCGCGCCGCGGGTCCCGTTCACCGAGACCGCCCGCCGCTGCGCCGCCTTCGCGCACGCCGCGGGCCGCGCGCTGCGGGACGGCGAGCGGATGGCCGAACCGGCCCGGCTGCGGGCGCACGCGCGGGCGGTGCTCGCCTCGATCGGCGTACGGCTCGTGGTCGAGGCGGCGCGGGACGGGGTGGGGCTCGCGGTGCCGTACGGGGCGGGGGCCGCGGCGCCCTGCGGGACGGCCGCCCCGCCCGCCCCGCCCGCCCGCCCCGGCACCCTCGTCGTCGCCAACCACATCTCCTGGCTGGACATCCCCGCCCTGCTCGCCGTCGAGCCGGTGACCCTGCTGGCCAAGCGCGAGGTCGGTGACTGGCCGCTGGTCGGCACCCTCGCCCGGCGCGCCGGCACCCGTTTCATCGACCGCGCCAGCCCGCGCCAACTCCCCGCGACCGTCGCCGCCTTGGCGGGCCTGCTGCGCTCCGGCCGGTCGGTGGCCGCGTTCCCGCAGGCCACCACCTGGTGCTCGGTGGCGCACGGCGCGTTCCGCCGCGCCACCTTCCAGGCCGCGCTGGACGCGGGCGCCCCCGTACGGCCGGTGACCATCGCGTACGAGCAGCTGGGGACGGCCAGCACGGTCGCGGGCTTCCTCGGTGACGAGGAATTCCTGTCCTCCGTACGGCGGGTGGTGGGGGCGCGCGGCCTGACCGTACGCGTCACCGTGCACCCGCCGCTGCTCCCGCGACCCGGCGCGCACGACCGGCGCGCACTGGCGGCCCTCGCCCGCGCCGCCGTCTCCCGCACCGTCCGGGAGCCGGTCCGGTACGCGCCGGGTGCGTGCCGGGCGGACGCCGCGCCCGCGCCGGGTCAGACGCTCGGTACGTACTTGTAG
- a CDS encoding metal-dependent hydrolase, with product MSNTASLRPRPVASEHTPLKPRNVAFDWADTPLHWIPGDPDSTHTINVLHLLLPAGERWFVHVYKQVLPQIRDARLREDVLGFIGQEAMHSQAHDDVLPHLKRLGLDPTPYTAQVDWLFEKLLGDRPPLRNAWAVSPSPPGRARQWWLMERVATIAAIEHYTAFLGDWVLNAGALDARGADPTMLDLLRWHGAEEVEHRSVAFDLFMHVDGGYRRRVRTWATAFTALVFLWQRGVRFFMANDPTLPDGRAGFRKYARGARQGVLPTPGAMARSIPQYLSRSYHPSRYGSTAQAAAYLAKSPAATAAAATSTATATSTAEAHPTHSSRPTQHTRPTGAA from the coding sequence ATGTCTAATACGGCCTCGTTGCGGCCCCGGCCGGTCGCGTCCGAGCACACCCCGCTGAAGCCCCGCAACGTCGCCTTCGACTGGGCGGACACCCCGTTGCACTGGATTCCCGGTGACCCGGACAGCACCCACACGATCAATGTGCTGCACCTGCTGCTGCCCGCCGGTGAACGGTGGTTCGTGCACGTCTACAAGCAGGTCCTGCCGCAGATCCGCGACGCGCGGCTGCGGGAGGACGTGCTCGGCTTCATCGGGCAGGAGGCGATGCACTCGCAGGCGCACGACGACGTGCTGCCGCATCTCAAGCGGCTCGGGCTCGACCCCACCCCGTACACCGCGCAGGTGGACTGGCTCTTCGAGAAGCTGCTCGGGGACCGTCCCCCATTGCGCAACGCGTGGGCGGTGTCCCCATCGCCACCGGGCCGGGCGCGCCAGTGGTGGCTGATGGAGCGGGTCGCGACGATCGCCGCGATCGAGCACTACACCGCGTTCCTCGGGGACTGGGTGCTCAACGCCGGGGCGCTGGACGCGCGGGGCGCCGATCCGACGATGCTGGACCTGCTGCGGTGGCACGGCGCGGAGGAGGTCGAGCACCGCTCGGTGGCCTTCGACCTGTTCATGCACGTGGACGGCGGCTACCGGCGGCGGGTGCGGACCTGGGCCACCGCCTTCACCGCGCTGGTCTTCCTCTGGCAGCGCGGCGTCCGCTTCTTCATGGCGAACGACCCGACGCTCCCGGACGGCCGGGCCGGCTTCCGGAAGTACGCGCGGGGCGCGCGGCAGGGCGTGCTGCCCACCCCGGGCGCGATGGCCCGTTCCATCCCGCAGTACCTGAGCCGCTCCTACCACCCGTCGCGGTACGGCAGCACCGCGCAGGCCGCCGCCTACCTCGCGAAGTCGCCGGCCGCGACCGCCGCGGCCGCCACGTCCACCGCGACCGCCACATCCACCGCCGAGGCGCACCCGACGCACAGCTCCCGCCCGACGCAGCACACCCGCCCGACAGGAGCCGCCTGA